The Panicum virgatum strain AP13 chromosome 3N, P.virgatum_v5, whole genome shotgun sequence genome includes the window ccggggagagGAAGCCGTGGTCCAGGAAGCTCAAGTTCATGCGGCAGCTCAACCTCGGCCTCAAGCTCAAGGCGTCCAAGGCCTACCTCAAGACGATATTCGCAGCCAAGGCGGGGAGCCAGGATGACAGGAGCGTTCCTGGGGCGGCGAGGGGAGTCCAGGAGCTCGCCCACGGCCATGGCCACCTCAGGCCGTGGAGGAAGAACCCGTTCGGCCAGGTCAGAAGCAGCGGGTGCATCGCCTCgcacagcgccggcgccggcggtggcagcggccgTGCTACACCCACGGCAGAGCGGCTCAAGGAACGCGAGCACGGCCACAGGAGGTCCTTCTCCAGCGTCATCGTCCGGTACTCATCATCGAACAAGATGTCCCCCGCCCCcgcgctgtcgtcgtcgtcgtcatcgtgcTCCTCGTCGTCGAGCTCGTCGGTCCGGACCTCCAGCGAGTCCGATGACGGCGCCGGGCCGGCGctgaggaggagcagcagcgcgAGCTCGGAGGTGGAGAACCCGATCCAGGGGCTCATCGCCTACTGCAAGAAGTCCCAGCAGCTGGCCTCGGTCAGGAAGAGCGCCAGCGACGCCGGGTTCCGGTTCCTCTCGTCGGCGGCGTCCAAGATCGCCGCGGAGTCCGACGGCCTCGACGAGCGGGTCGAGATTTGCAGAGGATGATAGCGCCATAAATCCTGATGATTGTACAATGATGCAACGTGTCCTGAAAATTTTGTGAATACTGAAACTTCTGCTGTTGGCCACCCTGTGTCATGATGATCTTGTTCAAATGAATGACATCTGAACTTTGAGCATTGGCTGTTTTCAGTACATTATCATTGTCTTAGCCATGTGTGTAGGTAGAGTAATTCCTTTACTTGCATATACAGTTTATTACCGAAGAACCGTAGAATTTTCGACATATTTTCTAGTAGATGTCAATAGCAGAGTCCTACTGCAATTACATCACTGAAGAATTGTCTATGATAAGTACTGATAGACCAGTATTCTCGAAAAAGAAAAGTGCTACTGGATGCAGAGTATAAAATGAGAGAATAAAACCCACTTGAAGTCAAAGTCATGATTTGGTAAAGGGAACAAATCTCATTCTTCTTAACTGAGAAGGCACTCAGGCCTCAGGCGAACACAGATGTGGAAATGACGTTATTCAGTCCGGTCAGCTTGCTTTGCTTGCTTCTGAACTCTAGGAACTCAAAGTAAAGCCAAGCGGCGAGAGCAAGAAGATGAACTAAAGCAAGACAATCAAAGCTGTTTGACAAGACATGAAGATAAACATCTAGCAGCTTTACAAAACTCTACGATATTATCTCCCATTTGTCTTTCAAAGATATAAGCCATCTAACATTTTCACATAGTGCCCTGCATTACTGCATAGCCTGATAAACTGATTCACCATAACGTTGACCTGCAGATAATCGGTTCTGTAACATTTGTTTGGATGTACATACTAATCTGATCTTCATCCAATCTACAATCTTTTGTTTCTTATACTACCATGTGTATCATAGCAAACTAAAATACAAGAACTGGgcccttctctttctttttagtTTTAGGAGCATCGAGTTTCAGTGGCCGACACCCAAAACTTGCAAGCTAAAAAGGGTTCAATTTCCAATATACCACACATTCGTATGCATTGCTTCACACTACCAGCACAATGTCTTCCTTTGAAGCTACGGATGATCTGAAAACAAGCAAGAATCGGTTCTGTTGAGGGAGTTTCTTTTTCCAAACAAAAGTTAAAAAGAGGAAAACAAGGCAATGTGGGGGAAACAATGGAGGCAGTGTTGGGGGTCACCTTCTCGGATAGCGGAGGTTGCCCGAAGCTACACAACGGGAGCCGAAGGTCCTGGTGACCGAAGGTCCTGGTGACCGAAGATCCCGAAGGTCGCTTAAGAACGAAGGTTACCCTTTGTCCCGAAGGTCGCTGAAGAACGGAGGTTACCCTCTGTACCGAAGGTCGGAGGACGTGACCGAAGGTGACCCCGTCAGCCGAAGGTCCCCGGAAGACACCGAAGGTCCAAGAAGGCAAACGGAGGTCAACCGCTGACCCGAAGGTTGACTCAAAGCTTCGGAGTAGCGTCTCGGTTACGAATCGGATAGGGTAGACAATTTGTACACTCCAACCTGTATGAAATGATCTACGGCCCGGGATATTCGCAGAATATTTTGGGCAGGTAGGTGCATCATGGTCATTATGTAACAAAggttaggggtataaataccccctaacCAACCTGTACTCAACACATGTATTCATGAGGGCGAAACTCTGCTACTTTGCTCAGTGCCACCTTCGTGTATGCATTTTGCTTGGGTTGTAAAGAAGCGGAGAACCCAACAGTGGTGCCCACCGTGTTCCTAGCTCGTAAACCAACCCTCGATGGCACAAACGAAGAGGAAAGCCATAGACCCACCCGTGGGCGATGCCCAAAATGATTCCCGAACCTCTCAGGAAGACCTTTCCACACATCCCCCAGCAAATGACAACCAACCACCCAACGGAATTCCCGAAGGTACACATCCCTCGGGGTCCAACCAAGATGAGCTCACCGCCCtgagcctccagctccaggccTTGGAAAAGCAGAAAGATATCCTCGCCAAACAGTTGGCTGTTCAACAAAACGCTCTGAACCGAGCAAACCAATTGGCCGAAGCCAAGAGCAAAGTAGCAGCCATGCAATCAGAAATTGACAGAATGCAGCAAGAATGCGCGAGTACTCATACCAATCATGAACAGCAACCTCCATTAGGGCCCCATCAGAACGAGATCCACAACATCCGAACCAACTATACCCTCCAAGACCATTACGTCCCACCTTCGGCTGGCAAATATGACCCCAACTCGCCACTCTCTGCATCCTTGCAGCATACTCCATGGCCACTGGGCTACAAGCCAACGCAGCTTCCCAGATACAACGGCTCGGAAGACCCAACTCAATTCATCATGGCCTACGAAGCTACCATAGCTTCGGCTGGCGGCGATGGCCCTATCATGGCAAAATCCTTCATCATGGCCTGCGAAGATCCAGTAGCAAACTGGTACTCTCACCAACCCTCGGGCTCCATTACAAGCTGGCCTCAGCTAAAGGCGAGGCTCAGACAAGACTTCCAAGGCTTCGGGCGCCTCGACTCAAACACCATAGAAAATTTTTAGTGTCTCCAAGGAGACAAAGAACCCCCTCTATGATTACTTCAGGAGGTTCGTCCAAAAGAAAGCTTTGATTCTAAATTTCCCGGAAAAAGACGCAATTAACAAGTGCATCGCTGGCTTACTACCCGGACAGCTAGCCTCGCATCTGTCTAGGGAGCCACCAAGAACACTCAGCGACCTGTATGCTGAAGCAGAAAAATACGCTAGGTCAGACGCAGACCACAGATGGAGGGTCGAGCAGTGAAGGATAATGAGGCAAGCTGAGAAAAACAACTAGAACTATCAGAACAAAAACCCACAATTCGTGTTCCCTGTGGAACCTTCGCAAGAAACCATCCCTGATCAAGAACAGGACCCATTCATGACCCCCCAAACAAATCCCCCGAAGGCCAGCACAACAACCAGGGCCGTAATCATTCATGGCATAAGGGCCGAGGCCGTGGTCGCGGTCGCGGAAAAGGTTGTGGACCTTCGAATGGACCGAAAAAGTTTTTCTGCCATTTCCACGGCAATGAGTCGGACCATACAACCAACTTCTGCCTAGAGAAAAAAAGAACACTTGAGCGaatggaagaagagaaaaaaagcCAAACTGGTCAGCCACACTTCGTGGTCAGGACCTTCGGCACCACCGTTCCCATCAACACCTGCATTATACAATCCAACCTTCCAACCCACACCGGACTTCACCTACAACCCATACCCAAACAACTGGCCCCCTCAGCCACCAGCTTACCCCAAGCTACTATCCCTACCTCCGGCTCCGAGCCAGCAGCAGGCTCAGGAAGAGCTACCTCCGCCCCCTCCAGGCCCACCCCCAAAGCAAGAGCCACAAGGCTCCCAAGCCTCGCAGACATCTGCGCTACCATCCTTcggcatgatcatgcccatATCCGGAGGTTCCACCCTAGATTTCCAAAACAAAAGGCAGTGCAAGGACTACTTCAGACAAGTCCACAACATCCTAGTTGATGGCCCGGCAAAGAAGACACCTTGGTCTCACATGGCGATAACCTTTTCAGAGGAGGACATGAGCCTCAACAGCTACCCACACACCGATGCAATGGTCATCGAAGCCAACATCCAAGGTTGGACCATCGGAAAAATACTAGTCGATATAGGCAGCTCTGCCGACATAATTTTCTCAAGTACCTTCGACAGAATGAACATTGATAGAAACCTCCTCCAGCCAGCTGAAATCCCCCAGATCGGGTTCGGTGGAAAAAGGGTCGAGGCCCTTGGAAAAATCTCATTGCTAGTCTCCTTTGGTGACACTTCCAACCCAAGAATAGAacacatcaccttcgatgtggtcGAAATGAACTACCCCTATCTCGCCATCTTTGGCCGGCGACTCATCAACAAATTCGAAACAGTCATGCATCAACTTTACCTCTGCATGAAAATGCCAGCATCAAGAGGCATCATCTCTGTACGTGGTAATTAGCAGCTCGCCAG containing:
- the LOC120667440 gene encoding probable membrane-associated kinase regulator 4 — translated: MEGRREEGDGEALREEEGEEDYIDMDLSSAPAAREFEFMSAPLDRWGEPLASPADELFYKGKLLPLHLPPRIQMVEELLDGRDGGRSRGGAREALGGFSTAPATPYESCNASPANSCYVSGELNVEEYFQEYAAGLAGAAAAAAAGERKPWSRKLKFMRQLNLGLKLKASKAYLKTIFAAKAGSQDDRSVPGAARGVQELAHGHGHLRPWRKNPFGQVRSSGCIASHSAGAGGGSGRATPTAERLKEREHGHRRSFSSVIVRYSSSNKMSPAPALSSSSSSCSSSSSSSVRTSSESDDGAGPALRRSSSASSEVENPIQGLIAYCKKSQQLASVRKSASDAGFRFLSSAASKIAAESDGLDERVEICRG